The genome window GCTGACGGCCACCCGGGCGGCGTAGGGAATCGGCTCCGGATCGCCGCACGACGCAAGCACCAGTTGCGCCGCCATGAGGCACAGCATCGCCGCGACGACGGGCTGGAGCCGATTTGAGACAGTCAGTGCGATAGAACGGGCCAAGACAGGCGCTCCAGAACAGGTTTACGGTCTGTTAAGGCAAGGATCGGGCCGTCCTCCTCCGCACCATTTCGAGACCAGCGTCATGTCCGTCCCCCAGGCCATTCCCTTCGTCCGCGCCTTCGATTTCCGGTATGGCCGCGCCGATCAGGTCTCGCCCCTGATCCAGCGGGTCATCTGCAACAACCCCGGCCCGTTCACCTTCACCGGCACAGGCACCTATATCGTCGGCCATTCCAGGCCCGGATCGTCCGTCGCGGTCATCGATCCCGGCCCGCTCGATGATGCGCATCTGGACGCCCTGACAGAGGCCGTCGCGGGCCGGACGGTCAGCCATATCCTGGTGACCCACACCCACCGCGATCACTCTCCCCTCGCCCGTCCGTTCGCCGTACGCGTCGGGGCACCGATTCTGGCGGCGCGCCCGCCCGTGCAGGACACGCATGCGTCGGGCCCCCTGGACGAGGAGGAGGACGCCGCGTTTTCACCCGATACGGTCCTGACCGGAGGCGAGGCGATCGTCGGCGACGGCTGGACCCTTCGCGCCCTTTTCACGCCAGGTCATGCGTCCAACCACATGGCCTTCGCCCTGGACGACGAGAACGCCCTGTTCTGCGGCGACCACGTCATGGGCTGGTCCACCACCGTGGTCGCCCCGCCTGACGGCGACATGAGCGATTACATGCGCAGCCTGGAGCTGGTGATCGCGGCCGATTTCTCGACCCTGTGGCCCACCCACGGCGCGCCGGTGACCGAGCCCGCGCCCTTCCTCGCTGCCTATCGCCAGCATCGCCTCGATCGCGAGGCCCAGATCATGAGCCGCCTCGTGGCCGGGGATCGTACCATCGCGGCAATGGTGCCGGTTCTGTATGCCGCCGTGGACCAGCGCCTGTGGGCCGCAGCCGGCCTGTCGGTCTGGGCGCACCTGATCAAGCTGGTGAGGGACGGGCGCGTCGTCGCGGACGGCGAACCGACGCTTGCGGCGACCTATCGACCGGCCTGAAGCGCGGCGACCAGTGCGCCCGCCAGCCGACAGGTCTCGCCGCCGTCGGCGCGGTCATAGCGGGCCACGACCCGGACATCGGTCCGGCCCGGACGGATGCGGATGACCGCCTCATGCCGCAGACCGAAGAAGGTCCCGGTGCGCTCGCCCCTGATCTGGAACAGGCTGGCGTCGGTGATACGGAACCCGGCCTGTTGCATGGCCCAGCCGGCCGCGCCTTCCGCGGACTGGGTCATGGGCGCGGACACGCCGGGGCAGGCAGTGCCGGGGCCCGCGGTGCCTGCGACACGCGGCGGATCGGCGGTATCGGTCGTGACGTCCAGCGGACCGACGGCCGCCATGGCCTGGACCCGCCAGAGAAACGCGCCCGCCCCACCAACGGCGACGACCAGCGTCGCCAGGGCGATCAGGCCCAGACGCGCGAAGCTCCGGAACGCGGCCGGAAGCGCGATCAGAGCGACGACGACCGCCAGCACGCTCAGGCCTGGACCGACCTTCAAGGCCAGGAGGTCGAGCCCGATGTCCACCGGGATCAAGCCGCTGGCCACCAGCAGCACCGCGACCAGCACCACGAGGGGGCCGGCCAAAGTGGCAAGGACGGCGGCACGGACGGCCATCAGGCCGCGCACCGGACCTCGTCCGGCCATGCCTCAGACCCGCGCCGGTTCGACCGAGGTCGGCAGCCGATAATCCTTCAGCTGCTCGCGCAGGTTCTTCTTGTCGATCTTGCCGGTGGCCCCCAGCGGGATGTCGTCGACGAAGACGACATCGTCGGGCATCCACCATTTGGCGATCTTGCCGACGAGGAAATCCAGGTGCTCCTGCTTGTCCTGGGCCTCGCCGGGCTTCAGCTTGATGATCAGGACCGGCCGCTCGTCCCATTTCGGATGGGCGGCGCCGATCACGGCCGCCAGTTCGACCCTGGGATGGCCCACGGCGATGTTCTCGATCTCGATCGAGCTGATCCATTCGCCACCGGACTTGATCACGTCCTTGGCCCGGTCGGTGATCTGCATGAAGCCGTATTCGTCGATCGTCGAGACGTCGCCGGTGTCGAAGAAGCCCTCGTGGTCCAGGATGTCACCACCCTCGTCGCGGAAATAGGCGCGGGCGATGGTCGGGCCCTTGATCATCAGACGGCCGTAGGTCGTGCCGTCGTGCGGCATCTCCTGGCCGGCATAATTCTTCAGCTTCAGCTCGACGCCGAGGGGCGGGATCCCCTGTTTGATCCGCCACTTCATGCCCTCGTCGTATGGCAGGGCCTCAAGCTCGGGCGTCAGGATCGACATGGTGCCGATCGGCGAGGTCTCGGTCATGCCCCAGCCTTGCGCGACCTCGATGCCGAACTCGTCGTGGAAGGCGCGGATCAGGCTCTCCGGGACCGCCGAGCCGCCGATCAGCACCCGCTTGACCGTCGGGATCGTCAGCTTGTGCTCGCGCAGGTGGGCCAGCAGACCCTGCCAGACGGTGGGCACGGCGGCCGAGAAGGTCACGCCTTCCGATACGATCAGCTCATAGATGGAGGCACCGTCCATCCTGGCCCCCGGCATGACCAGCTTGGCCCCCGACGCCGGTCCCGCGAAGGCGATGCCCCAGGCATTGGCGTGGAACATCGGCACGACCGGCAGGATGACTTCCTTCGGCGACGGCCCCAGCACCGTGGACTGCATGCCCAGCAGGGTGTGGATGAAGTTCGACCGGTGCGAATACAGCACCCCTTTCGGGTTTCCCGTCGTCCCCGAGGTG of Brevundimonas subvibrioides contains these proteins:
- a CDS encoding MBL fold metallo-hydrolase, which produces MSVPQAIPFVRAFDFRYGRADQVSPLIQRVICNNPGPFTFTGTGTYIVGHSRPGSSVAVIDPGPLDDAHLDALTEAVAGRTVSHILVTHTHRDHSPLARPFAVRVGAPILAARPPVQDTHASGPLDEEEDAAFSPDTVLTGGEAIVGDGWTLRALFTPGHASNHMAFALDDENALFCGDHVMGWSTTVVAPPDGDMSDYMRSLELVIAADFSTLWPTHGAPVTEPAPFLAAYRQHRLDREAQIMSRLVAGDRTIAAMVPVLYAAVDQRLWAAAGLSVWAHLIKLVRDGRVVADGEPTLAATYRPA
- a CDS encoding DUF1499 domain-containing protein, with product MAGRGPVRGLMAVRAAVLATLAGPLVVLVAVLLVASGLIPVDIGLDLLALKVGPGLSVLAVVVALIALPAAFRSFARLGLIALATLVVAVGGAGAFLWRVQAMAAVGPLDVTTDTADPPRVAGTAGPGTACPGVSAPMTQSAEGAAGWAMQQAGFRITDASLFQIRGERTGTFFGLRHEAVIRIRPGRTDVRVVARYDRADGGETCRLAGALVAALQAGR
- a CDS encoding long-chain-fatty-acid--CoA ligase, with protein sequence MLGLMQDWPLTVDRILDHSKNWHSHRQVVTRSVEGPVVRTTYGDIHGRAKQVSNVLKEWGIKVGDRVATLAWNTGNHIEAWYGIMGIGAVCHTLNPRLFPEQLIYIINHAGDRIIFVDLTFVPLLEAILPHCPCVERVVVLTDAFHMPATKLPRAECYEAILAGVSQDCVWGDFDEQTACGLCYTSGTTGNPKGVLYSHRSNFIHTLLGMQSTVLGPSPKEVILPVVPMFHANAWGIAFAGPASGAKLVMPGARMDGASIYELIVSEGVTFSAAVPTVWQGLLAHLREHKLTIPTVKRVLIGGSAVPESLIRAFHDEFGIEVAQGWGMTETSPIGTMSILTPELEALPYDEGMKWRIKQGIPPLGVELKLKNYAGQEMPHDGTTYGRLMIKGPTIARAYFRDEGGDILDHEGFFDTGDVSTIDEYGFMQITDRAKDVIKSGGEWISSIEIENIAVGHPRVELAAVIGAAHPKWDERPVLIIKLKPGEAQDKQEHLDFLVGKIAKWWMPDDVVFVDDIPLGATGKIDKKNLREQLKDYRLPTSVEPARV